A part of Dehalogenimonas sp. W genomic DNA contains:
- the aroB gene encoding 3-dehydroquinate synthase, with the protein MTYQIHVNLKERSYPVCIGEGVLGQTGDLLAERNSSGRVVVITNPTVGRLYAAGLTETLTSSGFEPEVITVPDGEASKSLTTAGKLYESLARRKVERTTPILALGGGVIGDLTGFVAATYQRGVPFVQIPTTLLAQVDSGIGGKVAVNVGRLKNMAGAFYQPRLVASDTTTLLTLPLKEIRNGMAEVIKSAVIHDPVLFAFLEANMPVLLNRDVKTLTYAVHRAAEVKVNVVEQDEGDRGLRHILNFGHTFGHAVESVSNFKVGHGTAVAIGMAAASRMAYRLGMLSGNDLERILKVIMAAGLPVSMVAKNASPALMRAMLHDKKIDNGKLKFILPTGIGTVTARTDVNPEIIAEVLR; encoded by the coding sequence ATGACTTACCAGATACACGTTAATCTCAAGGAACGATCTTACCCCGTCTGTATCGGCGAGGGAGTGCTGGGGCAAACAGGCGATTTGCTGGCCGAACGGAACAGCAGCGGCCGGGTGGTGGTGATTACCAATCCGACGGTGGGGCGGCTTTATGCCGCGGGATTGACCGAAACCCTGACAAGTTCCGGATTTGAACCGGAGGTGATCACTGTACCGGACGGCGAAGCCAGTAAATCCCTGACCACCGCCGGTAAGCTCTATGAAAGCCTGGCGCGCCGAAAGGTGGAACGCACCACGCCGATTCTGGCGCTGGGCGGCGGTGTCATCGGCGACCTGACCGGTTTCGTGGCCGCTACATATCAGCGCGGCGTGCCGTTTGTGCAGATACCGACAACGCTGCTGGCCCAGGTGGACTCCGGTATCGGCGGCAAGGTGGCGGTGAACGTGGGCCGGTTGAAAAATATGGCCGGGGCCTTCTATCAGCCGCGCCTGGTGGCCAGTGATACCACTACCCTGTTGACCTTGCCGCTCAAGGAAATCCGCAATGGGATGGCTGAGGTCATCAAAAGTGCGGTAATCCACGACCCGGTGCTGTTTGCCTTTCTGGAAGCCAACATGCCGGTACTGCTGAATCGGGATGTCAAAACCCTGACCTACGCCGTACACCGGGCTGCCGAGGTGAAGGTAAACGTGGTGGAACAGGACGAAGGTGACCGGGGACTGCGGCACATCCTGAATTTCGGGCATACCTTCGGCCATGCCGTGGAAAGCGTGTCCAATTTCAAGGTCGGCCACGGCACAGCAGTTGCGATAGGCATGGCGGCTGCCTCCCGGATGGCCTATCGGCTGGGCATGCTCAGCGGGAATGATCTGGAACGTATTTTAAAGGTTATCATGGCCGCCGGTCTGCCGGTGTCCATGGTTGCCAAAAATGCCAGCCCGGCTTTAATGCGGGCCATGCTTCACGACAAAAAAATAGATAACGGCAAACTGAAATTCATCCTGCCGACCGGTATCGGTACCGTAACCGCCCGCACTGATGTCAACCCGGAGATCATTGCCGAGGTATTACGCTGA
- the aroC gene encoding chorismate synthase: MNNSLGEIFRITSFGESHGDCIGIVVDGCPAGLPLTVEDIQQEADKRKSGRNRPLATARKEEDRVEIFSGIFNGRTTGAPIMMSIWNRNIDSSEYEKVIKLIRPGHADFTAWEKYGGFHDWRGSGRFSGRITAGFVMAGAVAKKLLATIGIETVAHVVEIGGIKADPPDDVSEIRRIMAENEVSCADVAAATRMIDAIKTAGRAGDSVGGVIEAWATGLPVGLGEPVFDTLEGCLAKAYFAIPAVKAVEFGAGAEVARMSGSDGNDPFAMVDGRVRTAGNNAGGILGGISNGMPLIARLAVKATPSIAKEQRTVDLTSGEEATLKVGGRHDTCIVPRAAVVAESMTAVVLADLALRGGFIGRIIK; the protein is encoded by the coding sequence GTGAATAATTCCCTGGGCGAAATTTTCCGCATTACCAGCTTCGGCGAAAGTCACGGTGACTGCATCGGCATCGTCGTTGACGGCTGTCCGGCCGGACTGCCGCTAACCGTTGAAGATATCCAACAGGAAGCTGACAAACGCAAAAGCGGCCGCAACCGGCCGCTGGCGACGGCGCGCAAGGAAGAAGACCGGGTGGAGATATTCTCCGGCATTTTTAACGGACGGACGACCGGAGCGCCGATCATGATGTCTATCTGGAACCGAAATATTGATTCTTCCGAATATGAAAAAGTAATCAAGCTTATCCGACCGGGACACGCCGACTTTACCGCCTGGGAAAAATACGGCGGTTTTCACGACTGGCGCGGCTCCGGCCGCTTCTCCGGCCGGATTACCGCCGGTTTTGTCATGGCGGGAGCCGTGGCTAAAAAACTACTGGCTACCATCGGTATTGAAACCGTGGCTCATGTGGTGGAAATCGGCGGTATCAAGGCTGATCCGCCCGACGATGTTAGTGAAATCCGCCGAATCATGGCTGAAAATGAGGTCAGTTGCGCCGATGTCGCAGCGGCAACCCGGATGATAGACGCCATTAAAACCGCCGGGCGCGCCGGTGATTCCGTCGGCGGCGTCATTGAAGCCTGGGCGACCGGCTTACCGGTCGGCCTGGGTGAACCGGTCTTTGACACACTGGAGGGATGTCTGGCGAAGGCCTATTTTGCCATCCCGGCGGTCAAGGCTGTGGAATTCGGGGCCGGGGCTGAGGTTGCCCGGATGAGCGGCTCAGACGGCAACGACCCGTTTGCGATGGTGGACGGCCGGGTCAGGACTGCCGGCAATAATGCCGGGGGCATTCTCGGCGGTATCAGCAACGGCATGCCGCTGATTGCCCGCCTGGCGGTTAAGGCTACCCCCTCCATCGCCAAGGAGCAGCGTACCGTTGACCTGACCAGCGGTGAAGAGGCAACGCTTAAAGTCGGCGGCCGCCATGATACATGTATAGTACCCCGGGCGGCAGTGGTCGCCGAATCAATGACCGCGGTGGTGCTGGCCGATCTGGCCCTGCGCGGCGGATTTATTGGAAGGATTATCAAATGA
- the pabB gene encoding aminodeoxychorismate synthase component I, translating into MTQRRQPLIEEWNPGIDPADIFQILSGDPGVFYLDSALTSDRQSRYSFIGSRPFALITSRGRRISVSRNNQLIEHRQGNPFDEIGRVLKTFALEAPDSPVPFCSGAVGYFGYDAGRQLEKIPRRTVNDLKLPECRFGLYDLVYAYDHREQRGYIISNGFPETDEAGRTQAARERAAEFKRRISSVITPCSTNLSVPAIPRIESNFSYEDYLATVARARDYIISGDIFEVNLSQRFTVELKIPPAELYQRLRRINPAPFATYLDGGGFSVVSSSPERFIKLSGNTVETRPIKGTRRRGENAAEDAIISAELLASEKDRAENMMIVDLERNDLGRVCCYGSVSVTDLAVLETFPSVFHLTSSVTGRLRADQNGISLLKAAFPGGSITGAPKVRAMEIIEELEPHRRGIYTGAIGYLGFNGDMDLNIAIRTIVTRKNQAFFQTGGAVTYDSDPETEYQETRHKAWAMFQALGASDE; encoded by the coding sequence ATGACCCAACGACGACAGCCGCTGATTGAAGAATGGAATCCCGGCATTGACCCTGCAGATATTTTTCAGATACTGAGCGGCGATCCCGGTGTCTTTTATCTGGACAGCGCCCTGACCAGTGACCGGCAAAGCCGGTATTCCTTCATCGGCAGCCGGCCTTTCGCACTTATCACCAGCCGGGGACGGCGAATATCCGTATCCCGCAACAATCAATTGATAGAACATCGTCAGGGTAATCCCTTTGACGAGATCGGCCGAGTGCTTAAAACGTTCGCTCTGGAGGCACCGGACAGTCCGGTGCCGTTTTGCAGCGGGGCAGTGGGCTATTTTGGTTATGACGCTGGACGGCAGCTGGAAAAAATTCCCCGCCGGACAGTAAACGACCTTAAACTCCCGGAATGCCGCTTCGGCTTATATGACTTAGTCTACGCCTACGACCACCGAGAGCAGCGCGGCTACATTATCAGCAACGGCTTCCCGGAAACAGATGAAGCCGGACGGACTCAGGCGGCGCGGGAGCGTGCGGCAGAATTCAAACGGCGCATCAGCAGCGTCATTACTCCCTGCAGCACCAACCTATCCGTTCCGGCAATCCCCCGAATTGAAAGCAACTTCAGCTATGAGGACTACCTCGCTACCGTGGCCCGGGCTCGTGATTACATCATCTCCGGCGACATATTTGAGGTAAACCTGTCACAACGTTTTACTGTTGAACTGAAAATCCCGCCGGCAGAGTTATACCAGCGCCTGCGGCGGATCAATCCAGCCCCGTTTGCTACCTATCTGGACGGCGGCGGATTCAGTGTAGTCTCCAGTTCACCGGAACGCTTCATTAAACTCAGCGGCAATACTGTTGAAACCCGCCCCATCAAAGGCACACGCCGGCGCGGCGAAAACGCAGCGGAAGACGCCATAATCTCTGCCGAACTTCTGGCCAGTGAAAAGGACCGGGCTGAAAATATGATGATCGTGGACCTAGAGCGCAATGACCTGGGCCGGGTCTGTTGTTACGGTTCAGTGAGCGTTACCGACCTGGCGGTGCTGGAAACCTTCCCATCAGTGTTTCATCTGACCTCCTCGGTTACCGGCCGTCTGCGGGCAGACCAAAATGGTATCAGCCTGTTGAAAGCCGCTTTCCCCGGCGGCTCTATCACCGGTGCCCCCAAGGTAAGAGCCATGGAGATAATTGAGGAATTGGAACCACACCGCCGCGGTATATATACCGGGGCCATCGGTTACCTGGGATTCAACGGCGATATGGACTTGAATATCGCCATTCGAACCATCGTCACCAGGAAAAATCAGGCGTTTTTTCAAACAGGCGGGGCGGTGACCTATGACTCCGACCCCGAAACAGAATACCAGGAAACGCGGCACAAGGCCTGGGCAATGTTCCAGGCGCTGGGGGCGTCCGATGAATAA
- a CDS encoding type I 3-dehydroquinate dehydratase, producing the protein MKPVVCTVITRADTAAIAAAAPATDLFEVRIDLIGEAWPEVVRHLNKPWLACNRLATEGGAWQGSEAQRKEELLKALNLGAAIIDLELATPNLKKMAELVKKKTRCLISYHNFELTPPPAELKGIIGQAIAAGADICKLVSTAHGIEDNLNLLRLYQEFQGCRLTVFGMGEAGLLSRVLAPLAGAEFTYAALESGRESAPGQLTAAQLAEIYRLLKP; encoded by the coding sequence ATGAAACCGGTTGTCTGTACCGTCATCACCCGGGCCGATACGGCAGCCATTGCCGCCGCCGCGCCGGCGACCGACCTTTTTGAAGTCAGAATAGACCTCATCGGCGAGGCCTGGCCGGAGGTGGTGCGTCACCTTAACAAACCCTGGCTGGCCTGCAACCGGCTGGCAACTGAGGGCGGCGCCTGGCAGGGCAGTGAAGCTCAGCGCAAGGAAGAACTGCTGAAGGCGCTGAATCTGGGCGCCGCCATCATTGATCTGGAGCTGGCCACGCCAAATCTGAAAAAGATGGCGGAACTGGTAAAAAAGAAAACCCGCTGTTTGATTTCGTACCATAATTTTGAATTAACCCCGCCGCCCGCAGAACTTAAAGGCATTATCGGCCAAGCCATCGCTGCCGGGGCTGATATCTGTAAGCTGGTGAGTACGGCTCACGGCATTGAGGACAACCTTAACCTGCTACGGCTTTATCAGGAATTCCAGGGCTGCCGGCTGACCGTCTTCGGTATGGGGGAAGCAGGGCTGCTCAGCCGGGTGCTGGCACCGCTGGCCGGGGCGGAATTCACCTATGCGGCGCTGGAATCCGGCCGCGAATCGGCACCGGGCCAACTGACCGCAGCACAACTGGCGGAAATCTACCGTTTATTAAAACCATGA
- a CDS encoding aminodeoxychorismate/anthranilate synthase component II, whose protein sequence is MNKSVVIIDNYDSFVYNLAQYVGELGYTPRVFRNDAITLREIRDLNPGHLIISPGPGTPDTAGISNAVIKSFAGRIPILGVCLGHQCIGAVYGGHIIKASPPTHGKSSPVYHDRQTIFAGLPDPFEAGRYHSLAVDRGNLPEALEISAVSGDTVMGIRHKNFAVEGVQFHPESVMTVVGHDLLYNFLTVTKAIRRELTACRMQPGPTV, encoded by the coding sequence ATGAATAAGTCTGTGGTCATCATTGATAATTACGATTCCTTTGTCTACAACCTGGCACAATATGTCGGTGAATTAGGCTATACCCCCCGGGTCTTTAGAAACGATGCGATAACCCTCAGGGAAATCCGCGACCTTAACCCCGGACATCTGATCATCTCCCCCGGCCCCGGCACCCCGGACACGGCCGGAATATCCAATGCAGTCATCAAGAGCTTCGCCGGTCGGATCCCAATTCTGGGTGTCTGCCTGGGGCATCAGTGTATCGGGGCGGTTTACGGCGGCCACATCATCAAGGCATCACCGCCGACGCACGGCAAGAGTTCTCCGGTTTATCACGACCGCCAGACGATATTCGCCGGCTTGCCTGATCCATTTGAAGCCGGGCGTTATCATTCACTGGCAGTTGACCGGGGCAATTTACCGGAGGCATTAGAAATCAGTGCCGTATCGGGTGATACGGTCATGGGAATCCGTCATAAGAATTTTGCGGTTGAGGGTGTCCAGTTTCACCCGGAATCCGTCATGACTGTGGTCGGTCATGACTTATTGTATAATTTTTTAACCGTAACCAAAGCAATACGGAGGGAGTTAACTGCATGCCGGATGCAGCCTGGACCAACGGTATAA
- a CDS encoding shikimate kinase: MKSNIALIGFMGSGKSTVGKRLARRLGRNFIETDHLIEQQAGMSIVNIFKSGGETEFRDLETAVITSVSDIAENSVIACGGGVVARPGNIERLKSAATVVYLQTGTAALNDRLAFSRKRPLLDRPDREQFIRELEATRRPLYEAAADITVRTGNRPFAAVIDEIIRKLDINESPNQ; the protein is encoded by the coding sequence ATGAAAAGCAATATTGCGTTGATCGGCTTTATGGGTTCCGGTAAATCCACCGTGGGCAAACGGCTGGCGCGCCGACTGGGACGGAATTTTATTGAAACAGACCATCTGATTGAACAGCAGGCCGGGATGAGTATCGTCAATATCTTCAAGTCCGGCGGCGAAACCGAATTCCGCGACCTTGAAACAGCGGTGATTACGTCTGTGAGCGATATCGCGGAGAACTCCGTTATCGCCTGCGGCGGCGGCGTGGTGGCCAGGCCGGGAAATATTGAACGGTTGAAGTCGGCCGCAACAGTCGTCTACCTCCAGACCGGCACCGCCGCCCTCAACGACAGGCTGGCGTTCAGCCGCAAGCGTCCGTTGCTGGACCGGCCGGACCGGGAACAGTTTATCAGGGAATTGGAAGCGACCCGACGACCGCTGTACGAAGCGGCTGCGGATATTACCGTCCGCACCGGCAACCGGCCCTTCGCCGCCGTTATTGATGAAATAATCAGGAAACTGGATATTAATGAAAGCCCGAATCAGTAA
- the aroF gene encoding 3-deoxy-7-phosphoheptulonate synthase: MIIMKKDASPEQLQHVIDEVTKVGLRTDVSHGQHLTVIGLVGDERQVDFAHLAALPGVKEARMIEAPYKLINREYSNAYGETRTHIVKIGNVELGGDEPVIIAGPCAVEDRDALFRIAEQAKEAGAHILRGGVFKPRSSVHSFQGLGASGEAGAIEALTWLKEAGEKFGMPVVTEVRGEAQAALVSQYVDIIQIGSRNMYDQDLLQTAARTKLPIIFKRHFGASIEEFLSFAEYIAAEGNKDIILCERGIVPVGKGKNYTRYQLDLSAVPVVQKETFLPIIVDPSHATGRRDLIRPMSLAAMAAGASGLMIEVHDRPEEALCDASQMISPAELKEIIGLARQIRQITVK, encoded by the coding sequence ATGATTATCATGAAAAAGGATGCCAGCCCGGAACAACTCCAGCACGTCATTGACGAGGTGACCAAGGTCGGCCTGCGCACCGACGTGTCGCACGGACAGCACCTGACGGTCATCGGATTGGTCGGCGATGAGCGGCAGGTTGATTTTGCCCATCTGGCAGCCTTACCGGGAGTGAAGGAGGCCAGAATGATTGAAGCGCCCTACAAATTGATAAACCGGGAGTATTCCAATGCCTACGGCGAGACCAGGACCCACATCGTCAAAATCGGCAACGTGGAACTGGGCGGCGATGAGCCGGTAATTATCGCCGGGCCCTGCGCCGTAGAAGACCGGGATGCGCTGTTCCGGATTGCCGAACAGGCGAAAGAAGCCGGCGCCCATATTCTGAGGGGCGGCGTCTTCAAACCCCGCTCCAGCGTGCATTCCTTCCAGGGACTGGGTGCCTCCGGGGAAGCCGGCGCTATTGAGGCGCTGACCTGGCTCAAAGAGGCCGGTGAAAAATTCGGCATGCCGGTAGTGACCGAGGTGCGCGGCGAGGCCCAGGCGGCTCTGGTCAGCCAGTATGTAGATATTATCCAGATCGGCTCCCGCAACATGTACGACCAGGATTTGCTGCAAACCGCGGCCCGGACAAAATTGCCCATTATCTTCAAACGGCATTTCGGCGCCTCAATTGAAGAATTCCTGTCCTTCGCCGAATATATCGCCGCCGAGGGCAACAAAGACATCATTCTGTGTGAACGCGGTATCGTGCCGGTGGGCAAGGGCAAAAATTACACCCGCTACCAATTGGACCTGTCGGCGGTCCCGGTGGTGCAGAAGGAAACATTCCTGCCTATCATTGTTGACCCCAGCCACGCTACCGGCCGGCGCGACCTGATCAGGCCGATGAGCCTGGCAGCCATGGCTGCCGGAGCCTCCGGGCTGATGATTGAAGTGCATGACCGACCGGAAGAAGCGCTGTGCGATGCCTCCCAGATGATCAGCCCGGCTGAACTTAAGGAAATCATCGGATTGGCAAGACAGATACGTCAGATTACCGTAAAATAA
- the pheA gene encoding prephenate dehydratase, producing the protein MSLEELRRRVDELDDGIVKLLAERLSIAEAIGREKAAGEVPPQDLGRERLVIEHVTGVGAAGGMTADEVVELYQSIIKLARQRQSRSVAFQGEPGAYSEQAAFQYFGSRASVKACETLENVFREVEGGGVQFGIIPMENSIEGSISRSYDLMLESSLMVSGELHLRVNHCLIGNPGATLDSVRRIYSHPQALGQCGNFLRQLNFELMPSYDTAGSVKMIKEQNIADGAAIASERAAAIYGMKILARDIQDNPNNFTRFFAIGRKDAPPSGDDKTSVVFAVKHRPGALYEFLRVLAEHKINLTKIESRPTRKKAWEYNFYLDFEGHRQDASFLTALPALEDHVLFIKILGSYPRAR; encoded by the coding sequence ATGAGCCTTGAAGAACTGCGTCGCCGGGTTGATGAACTGGACGACGGGATCGTTAAACTGCTGGCCGAACGCTTGTCCATCGCCGAAGCCATTGGCCGGGAAAAGGCCGCCGGCGAAGTCCCGCCTCAGGACCTGGGACGGGAGAGGCTGGTCATTGAACATGTGACCGGGGTCGGTGCCGCCGGAGGCATGACCGCCGATGAAGTGGTGGAATTATATCAGTCTATTATCAAACTGGCCCGGCAAAGGCAGTCACGCAGTGTTGCCTTTCAGGGGGAACCGGGGGCTTACTCCGAGCAGGCGGCTTTTCAGTATTTCGGCTCCCGGGCCTCAGTCAAGGCTTGCGAAACACTGGAGAACGTATTCCGGGAAGTTGAAGGCGGCGGGGTGCAATTCGGCATCATCCCCATGGAAAACTCTATTGAAGGCAGTATTTCCCGTTCCTATGACCTGATGCTGGAATCCAGTCTGATGGTTTCCGGCGAGCTGCATCTGCGGGTCAACCACTGCCTGATCGGCAACCCCGGCGCAACACTGGACTCGGTGCGCCGGATCTATTCGCACCCGCAGGCACTGGGGCAGTGCGGTAATTTCTTACGTCAACTGAATTTTGAACTCATGCCCTCTTACGATACAGCCGGTTCGGTTAAAATGATAAAAGAACAGAATATCGCCGATGGCGCCGCTATCGCCAGCGAACGCGCCGCGGCCATTTACGGTATGAAAATCCTGGCGCGGGATATCCAGGACAACCCCAACAACTTTACCCGTTTCTTCGCCATCGGACGCAAGGACGCCCCACCCTCCGGCGATGATAAAACTTCAGTGGTCTTCGCCGTCAAGCACCGTCCTGGGGCGCTGTATGAATTCCTAAGGGTGCTGGCAGAACATAAGATAAACCTGACTAAAATTGAAAGCCGCCCGACCCGCAAAAAAGCCTGGGAATACAACTTCTATCTTGATTTTGAGGGGCATCGGCAGGATGCCAGTTTTCTGACCGCCCTGCCGGCGCTGGAAGACCATGTTCTCTTCATTAAGATTCTGGGATCATATCCGAGGGCCCGATAA
- the aroA gene encoding 3-phosphoshikimate 1-carboxyvinyltransferase codes for MKARISKSTVAGTIHAPPSKSYTIRALFAAALAAGTSRIINPLISDDTEAAAEVLEQLGAGIERQPGVWIITGGRLQASPQPLNCRQSAATLRFLAPLCATLDGRSRITFAPGLARRPMTLLPAILKQLGITAEQGLDYLLVPGDRIKAGVVSLPGDVSSQFISGLLIAAPRFVQGLKINLTTPARSRDYLRMTIEYLEYFGVKVEHDAAMTAFSVLPQTYQPADYTVEGDWSGASYFLGLGALAGPISVSGLNPDSFQADRFMLNCLERLEAGVTTGNKVINVAPTPLKALTVNLDEAIDLLPTIACLTAAANGVSILTGLGRARIKESDRVRAVAENLKRMGIAVTEDNDRLLITGGRPHGAVIDSFDDHRIAMAFAMLATVCGDSVIEGAECVNKTYPGFWQDFQQAGGKVILSE; via the coding sequence ATGAAAGCCCGAATCAGTAAAAGCACCGTTGCGGGCACCATCCACGCCCCGCCGTCCAAGAGCTATACCATCCGGGCGTTGTTCGCTGCGGCTCTGGCCGCCGGCACCAGCCGGATCATCAATCCGCTGATATCCGACGACACCGAAGCAGCCGCGGAAGTACTGGAACAACTCGGCGCCGGCATTGAACGGCAACCTGGAGTCTGGATAATAACCGGCGGCCGGCTGCAAGCGTCACCGCAGCCCCTCAACTGCCGGCAGTCTGCGGCGACCCTGCGCTTCCTGGCACCCCTGTGCGCCACGCTTGACGGCCGCAGCCGAATCACCTTTGCCCCCGGTCTGGCGCGGCGGCCGATGACCCTGCTGCCGGCTATTTTAAAACAACTGGGCATAACGGCGGAACAGGGGCTGGATTATCTGCTGGTTCCCGGCGACCGGATCAAAGCCGGGGTGGTATCGCTGCCGGGCGACGTCAGTTCCCAGTTTATTTCCGGTTTGCTGATTGCGGCGCCGCGGTTTGTCCAAGGCCTGAAGATCAACCTGACGACCCCGGCCCGGTCCAGGGATTACCTGCGGATGACCATTGAATACCTGGAATATTTCGGCGTTAAGGTAGAACATGACGCTGCCATGACGGCATTCAGCGTCCTTCCGCAAACTTATCAACCGGCCGATTATACGGTGGAAGGCGACTGGTCCGGGGCATCATATTTCCTGGGACTGGGCGCCCTTGCCGGTCCGATAAGCGTCTCCGGGCTGAATCCTGATAGTTTTCAGGCCGACCGTTTCATGTTAAACTGCCTTGAACGGCTGGAGGCCGGAGTAACGACAGGCAATAAGGTAATCAACGTTGCGCCGACACCTTTAAAAGCCTTAACGGTTAACCTTGACGAGGCCATTGACCTGCTACCCACCATTGCCTGCTTAACCGCGGCGGCGAATGGCGTCAGCATCCTGACCGGGCTGGGCCGGGCCAGAATAAAGGAATCAGATCGGGTAAGAGCGGTGGCCGAAAATCTAAAACGTATGGGCATTGCCGTTACTGAGGACAATGACCGGCTCCTGATAACCGGCGGCCGGCCGCACGGTGCGGTCATTGACAGTTTTGATGACCACCGTATCGCCATGGCCTTTGCCATGCTGGCAACGGTCTGCGGGGATAGTGTCATTGAAGGGGCAGAATGTGTTAATAAAACCTATCCCGGCTTTTGGCAGGATTTTCAGCAGGCCGGAGGAAAGGTGATTCTGAGTGAATAA
- a CDS encoding shikimate dehydrogenase codes for MMTADTKLVVLIGDPVAHSVSPAMHNAAFRERQLPYTYEALRVTTDHLAAAVSSLRGANLRGANITIPHKTAVMSLLDAVDAAAQRIGAVNTIVNQNGKLTGYNTDAPGFLAALRKSGFEPEGRQAVVLGAGGAARAVVFALKDAGAEVAVINRTFSTARALAAETGTRAFETSAEGYRQALEGAVLVVNATSVGLSPEEAATPLPQEWLRPDLTVFDTVYRPRRTCLMREAEAAGCAVIGGLEMLAAQGALSFELWTGQPAPLAVMLQAAEAALV; via the coding sequence ATGATGACAGCGGATACCAAATTGGTGGTTCTGATCGGCGACCCGGTGGCGCATTCAGTTTCGCCGGCGATGCACAACGCCGCCTTTCGCGAGCGACAACTCCCTTACACCTACGAGGCTTTAAGAGTAACGACCGACCATCTGGCGGCCGCCGTCAGCAGCCTGCGGGGGGCCAACCTGCGGGGGGCCAACATTACTATACCCCACAAAACAGCAGTGATGTCGCTCCTTGATGCAGTGGACGCCGCCGCGCAGCGTATCGGGGCTGTCAATACCATCGTCAATCAGAACGGGAAGCTGACCGGTTACAACACCGATGCGCCGGGATTTCTGGCCGCCCTCAGAAAAAGCGGTTTTGAACCTGAAGGCAGACAGGCGGTTGTTCTGGGCGCCGGTGGAGCGGCCAGAGCGGTTGTTTTTGCCCTGAAGGACGCCGGTGCCGAAGTAGCGGTCATCAACCGCACTTTCAGCACGGCAAGAGCCCTGGCTGCTGAAACCGGAACGCGGGCATTTGAAACGTCCGCTGAAGGTTATCGGCAGGCTCTTGAAGGCGCGGTACTGGTCGTCAACGCCACCAGTGTCGGATTGAGTCCGGAGGAGGCGGCTACGCCCTTGCCGCAAGAATGGCTGAGGCCGGATCTGACCGTGTTTGACACCGTTTATCGTCCCCGCCGCACCTGTTTAATGCGGGAGGCCGAGGCGGCCGGTTGCGCCGTCATCGGCGGTCTGGAGATGCTGGCAGCTCAGGGGGCGCTCTCATTTGAACTATGGACCGGGCAACCGGCACCGCTGGCAGTAATGCTGCAGGCGGCCGAAGCGGCATTGGTATGA
- a CDS encoding prephenate dehydrogenase, whose protein sequence is MKNITIVGGYGKMGAWFARLLKNQGHRVSIIGRDKDKLAAAAVEIGVAATDRLDSAAMADIIIISVPVDSFETVCGELAPHVHAGQMVFDLTSVKVMPVAAMQRSLGQTQTLGVHPVFGPGAESLNGQNIILTPTNDKEQLLAVKVDEWLTTRGARVRITSPEEHDRLMSISLGLAHFIAIVTADALVSLDKLTEMSDAGGITYKALLTLVESVLSEDPALYASLQLNLPALPEMEILFGEKAVEWAGLVRDGRREDFINRMSNLKNTLEAANPDFGASYQKLYHLANRRRE, encoded by the coding sequence TTGAAAAACATCACGATAGTCGGTGGTTACGGCAAAATGGGGGCTTGGTTTGCCCGGCTGCTGAAAAATCAGGGGCACCGCGTCAGCATTATCGGCCGTGATAAGGACAAACTGGCGGCCGCTGCGGTGGAAATCGGCGTGGCGGCGACCGACCGGCTAGACAGCGCGGCCATGGCCGACATTATCATTATCTCAGTGCCGGTGGACAGCTTTGAAACGGTCTGCGGCGAGCTGGCGCCGCATGTGCACGCCGGTCAAATGGTCTTTGACCTGACCTCGGTCAAGGTCATGCCGGTGGCGGCGATGCAACGCAGTTTAGGACAGACACAAACACTGGGAGTTCATCCGGTGTTCGGGCCCGGCGCCGAAAGCCTGAACGGCCAGAATATCATCCTGACCCCCACCAACGACAAAGAACAGCTACTGGCTGTTAAGGTAGACGAGTGGTTGACCACCCGCGGAGCCCGAGTGCGCATCACTTCACCTGAAGAACACGACCGGCTGATGTCCATATCGCTGGGACTGGCCCATTTTATCGCCATTGTAACCGCTGACGCGCTGGTCAGCCTGGATAAACTGACCGAAATGAGTGATGCCGGCGGTATCACCTATAAAGCGCTGTTAACACTGGTGGAGAGCGTCCTGTCGGAAGACCCGGCATTGTATGCTTCGCTACAACTTAATCTGCCGGCCTTGCCCGAAATGGAAATACTCTTCGGGGAAAAGGCGGTCGAATGGGCAGGTCTGGTCCGGGACGGGCGCCGGGAAGATTTTATCAACCGCATGAGCAACTTAAAAAACACCTTGGAAGCGGCCAATCCGGACTTTGGGGCCTCTTACCAGAAACTCTATCATCTGGCCAACCGCCGCCGGGAATGA